The Terriglobus roseus region CGATCAGGTTTGTGTAGCTTCTGCGAAAGAGGTGCACACCATGCGAGCCCAGATAGGTCATGGTCAGTGCTGTCTGCCCAGGAAACGCTTGCTGCACCGAAGCCGTCCATTGCTCGACATAAGAATCCGGATGATGCAGTGCCATCGAGCGGGGCGTGAGCGCTAGTCCTGTCGAAGGCGTGAGCGCTGGGTCGACGGGATACGAGTATTGCACGAACGTACCGTTCGACTGAACACCGCTGGTCAGCAAGGTCGATGGTTCGTTGTTAACTGCAGGGCTATCTTCATCACCAAGCTGCACCTCGCCGTGATACACGCCAAATCCAGCACGAAAGACAGTATTCCCTTTCAATGCATCAGGCGAGTACGCAATCGATGCACGAGGATCGAAGCTTAGATAGTTCGGGTGATAGAAGAGTCCACCGAAACTGCAGTAGCCGCCGCACTCTGCAATGTCAAACGCGATGGCGCTGTTATGTACCTCATGAAATGGCGAGAAATAGTTGTAGCGCAAACCATAGCTGACGGTGAGGGCGCGCGTCGCCTTCCACTGATCCTGCGCATATCCAGCCACATGGGTCTTATGCATTCCCTTGTCCGGCAATGCTGCCGTCGTTTGGAAGGTGTTGAGTTGGTTGGCCTGAAATGCGCTCAAACTAAGAAAGGACGCCGTCCCATCAACAGAATTTTGTTCGTTGAAGAGGATGAACTCGACTTCAGCACCGAACTTCAGTGTGTGATTGGCCTTTGTCCATGTCACCGTTTCATTCACGGATTCAGATTGGCCGACTTGTTCTTTGCTGTAGTTCTCGTTGAGGGATGTGAGGCCGGTGATGGAGAAATTAAAAGGGAGACCGGTTTTCTGCGATTGGATGTAGACATTCCGATTGAACCCAAATTGCACTTCATTGATGGCGCGAGGGCTGATGACATGGGACTCTTCAAGCACAAAGTTCTGCAGTCGTGACTTTACGCTGACTGCTTGAGAGAGCGCATTCAATGCGCTTGTCGAGGCGCCGTCGTCAATGTTGTAACGGGCATATGCAGAATCGTTTCCAGTGAACCGATGGTCGATTCGAATCGTTCCTGCATTCTCGCTATTTGGACTTGGGACAACACCGATGTAGGTATATACATTTGGATCGGACGTAGGGGCCATACCTGCGGGGTATGCATTAACGATAGGAGCCAAAGAGGGTTGCGCCGCCGCAACGGTTGCACGAAAGGCGGGGCTGGGAACAAGCCCTGTCTGAGGGACGCCTCCTAAGTGCTGCTGAAAGCCTTCATAGTTTATGAAGAAGAAGGTGCGGTCCTTAATAATAGGACCGCCAATACTGGCTCCATACTGATTGAGCTGGAAGACAGGCCGCTTCGTCGATGACTTGAACGGACCCGCTGCATCGAAGTAATTATTGCGGAAATAATCAAATACGCTTCCGTGGAAGGCGTCTGTGCCTGTCTTCGAAATGAGGCTGACCTGAGCTCCCGCCGAACCGCCCGTGTCCGCGCCGTAGCCACCAGAGTCCACCTTGAACTCTGCTACCGCTTCGGTAGAAAACTGCAGGCGCAAAGCAGACTTCAATGAAGCGTGGAAGATGCCGCTAGCGTCCACACCATCAAGTCGGAAATTATTATCGTCTGTGCCATTGCCCGCGAAGCGGATGGAAGACTGTGCACCCGAACCAGAGTCAATGGCGCCGGGAGCCAACAATTCGAGATTCGTAAGATTGCGGCCATTCAAGGGGAGACGAGAAACCTGGACCGACTGGATTGTATCGCCCAAGGTCGCATCGCTCTTATTGAGTTGTGCGCCGTCACGGTCAGCTTCAACCGAAACCACCTCCGAAACGGTCCCAATTTGCATCGTTCCATTGACAGTACGAATGTCTCCCGAATGCAGGTCGAGGTCAGCGACACGCAGATCCTGGAATCCGGCCCCTTGGAAGACAACGGTGAAGCGTCCTATGGGCAAAGAAGAGACGACGTATTGACCATGGGCATTGGTAACAGTCTGACGTGTTTGATTAGTTCCTTCTTGCGTTATCGTCACACTCGCGTGTGACACTGCGGCGCCCGAGGAATCTGTGATCGTTCCGTTCAATTCGGCACGGTCGATCTGCGCAGTCATGGTGATGGGAGCCAAGAGTACTGCACTGAGAGCC contains the following coding sequences:
- a CDS encoding TonB-dependent receptor, which gives rise to MFPKPSYRVLALSAVLLAPITMTAQIDRAELNGTITDSSGAAVSHASVTITQEGTNQTRQTVTNAHGQYVVSSLPIGRFTVVFQGAGFQDLRVADLDLHSGDIRTVNGTMQIGTVSEVVSVEADRDGAQLNKSDATLGDTIQSVQVSRLPLNGRNLTNLELLAPGAIDSGSGAQSSIRFAGNGTDDNNFRLDGVDASGIFHASLKSALRLQFSTEAVAEFKVDSGGYGADTGGSAGAQVSLISKTGTDAFHGSVFDYFRNNYFDAAGPFKSSTKRPVFQLNQYGASIGGPIIKDRTFFFINYEGFQQHLGGVPQTGLVPSPAFRATVAAAQPSLAPIVNAYPAGMAPTSDPNVYTYIGVVPSPNSENAGTIRIDHRFTGNDSAYARYNIDDGASTSALNALSQAVSVKSRLQNFVLEESHVISPRAINEVQFGFNRNVYIQSQKTGLPFNFSITGLTSLNENYSKEQVGQSESVNETVTWTKANHTLKFGAEVEFILFNEQNSVDGTASFLSLSAFQANQLNTFQTTAALPDKGMHKTHVAGYAQDQWKATRALTVSYGLRYNYFSPFHEVHNSAIAFDIAECGGYCSFGGLFYHPNYLSFDPRASIAYSPDALKGNTVFRAGFGVYHGEVQLGDEDSPAVNNEPSTLLTSGVQSNGTFVQYSYPVDPALTPSTGLALTPRSMALHHPDSYVEQWTASVQQAFPGQTALTMTYLGSHGVHLFRRSYTNLIDPATNKRPLPQFPSQIDTKYNQGMSTFNAVVVSLSRRFHNGLFFGSHYMYSHALNDGSVGAGDGDAAQNLSCFRCEYASSDFDARNSGNVSAVYDLPFGRGRTYLNNASKAMDLLVGGWSINTLYFARAGFPINVTLSRPASELPDGNNQSQRPNRIAGVPLYLPNRSTTQWINPAAFALPAIGTWGTAGRNIANGPALWQNDTAIEKSFHATEKSNILFRAEAFNMFNRAQYASPSAALSVVTTGGVRTLSVPKSFGLITSPVNSAGLVGSGTPRVLEFSLRLNY